The Neodiprion lecontei isolate iyNeoLeco1 chromosome 2, iyNeoLeco1.1, whole genome shotgun sequence genome segment ACCGAATTGCACCAAAGTGCAACTGCAATTGGCCCTTGGTTTtatacgaatgaaaaaatgtcgattggcaaaaaattgtttggaTTTTGTAGCTGAAAAGATGCCTAACTCTCCGGCATATGCACACTACATGGGTATATATGAGGAAAAGTGCAACAGAAATTTTGAAGTAATGGGTTATAAATTATGTCCAGTAAATGCCAATCCGTCCTTACTTGCTTTATTAATATTTCAGCTGGGTGTTTTCTGCATTGATTTAAACCAAAGTATCATTgcaaattacgaaaaatataatatctaAAATATTATTGTCCATAGATACGTGAAAAGCAGAAGAATAACcgtttaataattattgattgaatTTCTAGGCTGCCCTTCCATATTATACAACAGCAATACAGGGCACAAATTTTGCGGCAGAGTGCCAATACatgaaatgtaagaaaatcGTTGAAGGTGTTTGGGATCCACTACCGTACATGTTGgaattgttgaataaataCGCACAAGACTCTGATCATGTAAAACAACAGATAAACATTACAATTGGATCGTATTATCTCTTTGAAATGCAGGACATTTTAAATGCATGTCAATATATTACCAATGctataaaaattaaaccaaATGCTAAGGCACTAAGGGTATGTAATTAATGTACAGACATTATCAATGCATTCCAAATATGAACATATGATATGAATCATTTCAAAATGTTCACGTTTAATATTAATCATAAAaccaaaaaattatatgaataattttaacaTTTGGATTTTTCGCATTTCAGGAACATTTTGATTTATTCCGTGGATACAGAGTGAATATATACCATGTATTGGCAAAAGAAATTGCATTCGTAAAACAAACCAAGTCGACAATTTTCAGTGATGATGAAATGGAAATATTGAACGACACAGTGCAGCTCTGTAATAGGAATTGTGAAGATTTACCTTCAATCTCTACATCTGAATTACACACGTCGAGTCAACCATCGGCAAAGAGCTTCCACGATTATCATCGAGGTTCTGTCAATGCGAAAGGGAATAACAGAAGTGAAAGAGGTCGTACAAATCGAGGCTCTGCACCAAATGTTACTCCGAGGTGGCCGGCTCGTGACACCCAAAATTATGCCAGAGGATTTCATCAAGGTTCTGTGAATGCAGAAGGGATTACCAGACGTGGTCGTACATCAAATCGTGGCTCTATACCCAATCATATTCCGAGAAATGTTGATAATACCCAGGGGCGTGCTCAAGGATGCGGGAGGACAAGCCGTGAGTTGCAGAGTAACCGAGGCAGTTGTAAGGAATCGCATTCGTTGAGTGCAACCAGAAATACAGGAGGGTCCGGATTCACAAATCGTGAGCAAGGCGTGCAAAAAATGAGATCTTTAAGTCATAACGTCTCATTGTCAGACAACGACGGTGAAGCAATGGTATCGTGTTCCCTTGTGAGAACCTTTAAAAATCTAGATATGCAAAAGTGAGTTTACCTCACGGTAATCACTTTGAACGTTCGGCTGAAATCATGATGTAAACCATTATTACGAAttctatgaaaatatttcaggttGAATTCTTTAACGCACAAAGTTATTtcgtgtgtataaaatatcatgCTCAGCAAATATCTGAATCTGAAAAAGTTTCATACTGTTGAGTATTATGTTTTGTTTCTAATATCTATTTTTACTGAAGAGTGTTTATTTTGTAAGATAAATTTGAAAGTGTATCGttaatattcatatattttcctgtgtagtttttttattaattaagagagaaaaaaaaaacaaataaaatttatatcaacAGTTAACAAATACGTTATActgaattaatttatttaatacaaGTTTAGAATGAATGCTAAATCGAAGCATCGGtaataaacaattaataaattttatatacacattttAATTACATACGTAGTCAGTAACTTATTATTAGACAACAATGTGCCACCATTCTTTTTTACAAGGCTAAAAAGCAATGATCGAGTTTTGCTATCATACAAAATGATACGCTATCACATACCCGTAAAGATTCACAATAAAATGCCGTATTTGGATGCTCGCACGTAGGTACATTCACATATCGCCGCCATGATTCTATTGGATTACAAATCAATGCAGTTCAATGCATTATATTGATCAATGAACAATATTTTACAGTGTAGGggattcaaataaaaaacttttcagcaaatgcaacgttttttttttaacaatataatTAAAGAGGACTTTGCTAAGCAATTCATTATTTTGAGTATTGATATGTAGGGATGCATCAGTAACATGAGCTTGATAATTGCAAAAGAACGTCATGAATTTGTGTAATGTTACATTGATTATAGCCGTGATTCCTATGATACCCGAATCGTCAAATAATTCATTATGACTTCTcttgaatttgataaattttcatgtttttttacaTTGCGGATAAAGATCAAACAGTTTCAACCTGACCCTTTCTACGCGGTTTTGGCTCTCCTTGATTTTGAGGTGACGTGAACGAAGTTTCTTCAGACGATTTTCTCAGTACTGGAGATGTGTCAGATAGAGGAGGTGTGTTGGTGATTGTGACATCTATTCTCTCCTGAATTGCTATGGGGAGGCAAGTGACATTTTTCCCTAGAGACGCATTTCTACTACGCATATCTTCAAGTGGAATCTCCTCACTTCTTGGTCTTGGCAAT includes the following:
- the LOC107222530 gene encoding uncharacterized protein LOC107222530 isoform X1 — protein: MHVYDAGCIGDSLGRLGYYLAQALQQFQKLRIMSDITADEETVVSSASQESLEIDTNRQFRMELSCPFTWDMEDTIKSRIKLLDTIEYRLETVTDIQDDFPEFVVIYHLLLVYENTLNDELSAATQCIMDAEKCLTDIKEKKTLVNVENVLQHILIGTKYHVLTKLEQLKETNDLLKRICPIDGMNNVELAMLNGCKCLAWSLYNATDKLKAITYAQKAIEYETDNGKWYFLLGKNYRRLRRRDNSLANWPNQQEAKAFETAYKFSKRVLFGVSLAQMYRESGNYDEANKIYEQIYALKPNCTKVQLQLALGFIRMKKCRLAKNCLDFVAEKMPNSPAYAHYMGIYEEKCNRNFEAALPYYTTAIQGTNFAAECQYMKCKKIVEGVWDPLPYMLELLNKYAQDSDHVKQQINITIGSYYLFEMQDILNACQYITNAIKIKPNAKALREHFDLFRGYRVNIYHVLAKEIAFVKQTKSTIFSDDEMEILNDTVQLCNRNCEDLPSISTSELHTSSQPSAKSFHDYHRGSVNAKGNNRSERGRTNRGSAPNVTPRWPARDTQNYARGFHQGSVNAEGITRRGRTSNRGSIPNHIPRNVDNTQGRAQGCGRTSRELQSNRGSCKESHSLSATRNTGGSGFTNREQGVQKMRSLSHNVSLSDNDGEAMVSCSLVRTFKNLDMQK
- the LOC107222530 gene encoding uncharacterized protein LOC107222530 isoform X2 — translated: MHVYDAGCIGDSLGRLGYYLAQALQQFQKLRIMSDITADEETVSSASQESLEIDTNRQFRMELSCPFTWDMEDTIKSRIKLLDTIEYRLETVTDIQDDFPEFVVIYHLLLVYENTLNDELSAATQCIMDAEKCLTDIKEKKTLVNVENVLQHILIGTKYHVLTKLEQLKETNDLLKRICPIDGMNNVELAMLNGCKCLAWSLYNATDKLKAITYAQKAIEYETDNGKWYFLLGKNYRRLRRRDNSLANWPNQQEAKAFETAYKFSKRVLFGVSLAQMYRESGNYDEANKIYEQIYALKPNCTKVQLQLALGFIRMKKCRLAKNCLDFVAEKMPNSPAYAHYMGIYEEKCNRNFEAALPYYTTAIQGTNFAAECQYMKCKKIVEGVWDPLPYMLELLNKYAQDSDHVKQQINITIGSYYLFEMQDILNACQYITNAIKIKPNAKALREHFDLFRGYRVNIYHVLAKEIAFVKQTKSTIFSDDEMEILNDTVQLCNRNCEDLPSISTSELHTSSQPSAKSFHDYHRGSVNAKGNNRSERGRTNRGSAPNVTPRWPARDTQNYARGFHQGSVNAEGITRRGRTSNRGSIPNHIPRNVDNTQGRAQGCGRTSRELQSNRGSCKESHSLSATRNTGGSGFTNREQGVQKMRSLSHNVSLSDNDGEAMVSCSLVRTFKNLDMQK